The segment CCAACACCGGTAAACGGGCCCGGCGCGCCGCAAGCCCGCCGCCTTCGGACCGGCGTTCTCCATGCGCTCCACCCCTACGAAAAGCACGCCGTAAGCCGACCCCGATGCCGCGCTCACGGCCGCTTCGCCCAAGCCAACAGTGGCGCCCGCACCGCGCACGAAAGCGGCGAAGGTCTTCGCGAACGGCTTGGCGAGCCGGGGGTGGGTGACGCGAAGCGTATTGCGTCCCGATGCCGTGGGATTGTAGCTGGCCCGGAACCGGCGCTCGCTCACGCGCAGGAACGGGACTGGCACGATATTCTCGTCGCTTTCGACGAGGCCCTCGGGCGCTTCCGGCTCGTTTGCCGTGAAGTCAGCCGTAATGACCAAGTACTCGCCCAGGCATTCGGCCCCTACTTCGCCCTTCCCCTGCGCGACGGCGGATGCCTTTACTGGCGGCGCCGCGGGCGCGGCATACTCGATGGGAATGGTGAGCGCCACTTTGTTCTCGTGGAAATCGGTCATCTCGACGACCACTTCCGTCTTGCCCTGCGGGACTTCCCACCAGCCCGCCCCTCTCGTATGCGCGTACAACTCCGAATCGTTGCCGGTCCAGCGCCAGAGCAACTGGAAATGCCCCTCTTTCAAGAAGAAGGGGTGAAAAGCAACAACGCCGTCGCCGGTGTTGTCGTAGGAGTACGCATCGCATTGGACGCGGAAGATTTCCTGCTCGCCCGCGCGGGCCACGAGCGTGTACGGCCCCAGTTTGTAGGCGCCGCCACTGCCCGGGTCGACGCCATTGACGGCGAAACCAATCCGGCCTGAGGCGCGGACAGGCGCGCAAGTGTACTGACCCGTCCCGGCGGCGCGCACGTCGAGCACTACCGGGACGATGTCCTGATTGACACGCGAATCCGGCCCGTCGGGCGCCACGAGCATCTGCTTTATGATGGGGCGGTCCCCATCGGGCCACGTGATGCCGTAGAGCCGCGGATTAACGGGCCATTCCCGGTTGTCCCGGAGTTCATAGTGCAGGTGCGGCGCGCCTGTGCCGGTCTGGCCGCTCTTGGCGACCAGCTGCCCCTTTTGAACACGGAACAAGCCGGGCTCCACCTGCAGGTCGACAGTGTAGCTCTTTGCCCGGTGTTGGGCGCGCCGTACGTAGTCGCGCAGTTCCGGCGAGAAATCGTCCAGATGTCCGTATACGGCGGTCAGGCCGGTCTCGAGTTGCAGATATACGGCCTTCCCGTAGCCGAAGGGCGAGCAACGCAGGCGTGACACATAACCG is part of the Candidatus Hydrogenedentota bacterium genome and harbors:
- a CDS encoding peptidoglycan DD-metalloendopeptidase family protein, whose protein sequence is MAFSVLCCSVCLVLCADETPYRWPLDLPPELTSSFAEYRPGRFHAGIDLRTGGLGRPVYAAANGYVSRLRCSPFGYGKAVYLQLETGLTAVYGHLDDFSPELRDYVRRAQHRAKSYTVDLQVEPGLFRVQKGQLVAKSGQTGTGAPHLHYELRDNREWPVNPRLYGITWPDGDRPIIKQMLVAPDGPDSRVNQDIVPVVLDVRAAGTGQYTCAPVRASGRIGFAVNGVDPGSGGAYKLGPYTLVARAGEQEIFRVQCDAYSYDNTGDGVVAFHPFFLKEGHFQLLWRWTGNDSELYAHTRGAGWWEVPQGKTEVVVEMTDFHENKVALTIPIEYAAPAAPPVKASAVAQGKGEVGAECLGEYLVITADFTANEPEAPEGLVESDENIVPVPFLRVSERRFRASYNPTASGRNTLRVTHPRLAKPFAKTFAAFVRGAGATVGLGEAAVSAASGSAYGVLFVGVERMENAGPKAAGLRRAGPVYRCWPEEMPIDAPVRISLPLPEGLNAGKSAVYRASGNSWSREGGELANGRATFSTRRLGLFGFLEDTTPPAVSDVAPSDGATPASRRPEIKAAISDRGSGIRDYEVSCGDHWLLTAFDPEHERISWEQDEDLPAGEQEVVIRVTDNAGNETRVVRSVTVPEQ